The following coding sequences lie in one Flavobacterium cyclinae genomic window:
- a CDS encoding hemolysin family protein, with amino-acid sequence MSEIALISARKNRLETAAKKGNKNAKVALDLANSPNEFLSTVQIGITLIGILTGIYSGEKITTDVQNFIASFEILKPYSESIAVGIVVVVLTFFSLVLGELLPKRIGLNFPEGIAKTVAVPMKLVSKVTMPFIWLLTVSTEFLLKVLQIKPSADGKVTEEEIKAIIKEGTEVGEVQEIEQDIVERVFHIGDRKVNSLMTHRKSIVYLSYEDSVEAIKAKVLNELHSVYPVCDANLDDVEGVVSLKDLFVNFEKGNFDLKKITQDPVYFIEHTSAYKALENFKQSKVHYAFVTDEHGVFQGIITLNDILEALVGDAADFYEDEFKLVAREDGSWLVDGHYSLHDFLTYFDMDELIGDYDVTTVSGLIITELGIIPKQGQKLIWNKLEFEVIDMDGVKIDKVLITNLKEK; translated from the coding sequence ATGTCAGAAATCGCTTTAATTTCAGCACGTAAAAATCGTTTGGAAACAGCTGCAAAAAAAGGAAATAAGAATGCTAAAGTGGCTTTAGATTTAGCCAATTCACCAAATGAGTTTTTGTCAACTGTTCAAATAGGAATTACTTTAATTGGAATTTTAACAGGGATTTATTCGGGTGAAAAAATCACGACTGATGTTCAAAATTTTATTGCAAGTTTCGAAATTTTAAAACCCTACTCTGAATCTATTGCAGTGGGAATTGTGGTTGTGGTTTTAACATTTTTCTCTTTGGTTTTAGGGGAATTACTACCTAAAAGAATTGGTTTGAATTTTCCAGAAGGGATTGCTAAAACTGTTGCAGTTCCTATGAAATTAGTTTCTAAAGTAACCATGCCGTTTATTTGGTTGTTAACGGTGTCAACTGAGTTTTTACTAAAAGTATTGCAGATTAAGCCTTCTGCTGATGGTAAGGTTACAGAAGAAGAAATCAAGGCTATTATTAAAGAAGGAACAGAAGTTGGAGAAGTTCAAGAAATTGAGCAAGATATAGTAGAACGTGTTTTCCATATAGGCGATAGAAAGGTAAATTCGTTAATGACACATCGAAAATCGATTGTTTATTTGTCTTATGAAGACTCAGTTGAAGCAATAAAAGCAAAAGTTTTAAATGAATTACATTCTGTTTATCCTGTTTGTGATGCTAATTTAGATGATGTAGAAGGAGTAGTTTCTTTGAAGGATTTGTTTGTGAATTTTGAGAAAGGAAATTTCGATTTAAAAAAAATAACACAAGATCCTGTTTATTTTATCGAACATACATCTGCATATAAAGCTTTAGAAAATTTTAAACAGTCAAAAGTACATTATGCATTTGTGACAGATGAACATGGTGTTTTTCAGGGAATAATAACGTTGAATGATATTTTAGAAGCGTTAGTGGGTGATGCAGCAGATTTTTATGAAGATGAGTTTAAATTAGTAGCAAGAGAAGATGGTTCGTGGTTAGTTGACGGACATTATTCATTGCACGATTTTTTAACTTATTTCGATATGGATGAATTAATAGGAGATTATGATGTAACTACAGTGAGTGGTTTAATCATAACAGAATTAGGAATAATTCCAAAACAAGGACAAAAGTTAATTTGGAACAAACTGGAGTTCGAAGTTATTGATATGGACGGTGTTAAAATTGATAAAGTTTTAATTACCAATTTAAAAGAAAAATAA
- a CDS encoding adenylate kinase, producing MINIVLFGKPGAGKGTQADFLKHKYNLVHLSTGDIFRFNIKNDTELGRLAKSFMDKGDLVPDEVTINMLQSEVDKNPQAAGFLFDGFPRTIAQAEALDKFLAGKSQEITATVALEADDEILVKRLLERGKTSGRPDDQDEEKIRNRYQEYNEKTAPLMDYYKAQNKFYAVDGIGTIEEVTERLSLVLDTF from the coding sequence ATGATTAATATCGTATTATTTGGTAAGCCAGGTGCTGGAAAAGGAACACAAGCTGATTTTTTAAAGCATAAATATAATTTAGTGCATTTGTCAACAGGTGATATTTTTAGATTTAATATAAAAAATGATACCGAATTAGGAAGATTAGCGAAATCGTTTATGGATAAAGGTGATTTAGTTCCAGATGAGGTTACAATAAATATGTTGCAAAGCGAAGTAGATAAAAATCCTCAAGCAGCAGGTTTTTTATTTGATGGTTTCCCAAGAACAATTGCGCAAGCTGAAGCATTAGATAAATTTTTAGCGGGTAAAAGTCAAGAAATTACGGCTACTGTTGCATTAGAAGCTGATGATGAAATTTTAGTAAAACGTTTATTAGAAAGAGGTAAAACATCAGGAAGACCAGACGATCAAGACGAGGAAAAGATCAGAAATCGTTACCAAGAATACAACGAAAAAACGGCTCCATTAATGGATTATTACAAAGCCCAAAATAAGTTCTATGCAGTAGATGGAATTGGAACAATTGAAGAAGTTACAGAAAGATTAAGTTTAGTATTAGATACTTTTTAA
- a CDS encoding DUF1287 domain-containing protein, with translation MKFIGIILLSFLFLNCKKETFKTEIAQQIESKPTTQIIENPTDFYQKLSNAAISIIDPEVVYTPDYVGIKYPNGDVPAKTGVCTDVVIRAYRKLGIDLQKEVHEDMKANFSLYPNLKKWGLKTTDKNIDHRRVPNLEVFFARKGTTLPITQNPNDYKAGDLVTWMIGDKLPHIGIVTHIKSENGNPMIVHNVGSGQVLEDCLLSWKIVGHFRYEK, from the coding sequence ATGAAATTTATTGGAATTATTTTATTGTCTTTTTTATTTCTGAATTGTAAAAAAGAAACCTTTAAAACGGAAATAGCGCAACAGATTGAATCAAAACCGACAACCCAAATTATAGAAAACCCAACTGATTTCTATCAAAAACTATCCAATGCAGCGATTTCGATAATTGACCCAGAAGTGGTTTACACACCGGATTATGTTGGGATAAAATATCCAAATGGTGATGTTCCTGCAAAAACGGGTGTTTGTACAGATGTGGTGATTCGTGCCTATAGAAAATTAGGAATTGATTTGCAAAAGGAAGTACATGAAGACATGAAGGCAAACTTTTCTTTGTATCCGAATTTAAAGAAATGGGGGTTGAAAACTACCGATAAAAACATCGATCACAGAAGAGTTCCGAATTTAGAAGTTTTCTTTGCTCGAAAAGGAACAACTTTACCGATTACTCAAAATCCAAACGATTACAAAGCAGGTGATTTAGTTACTTGGATGATTGGGGATAAATTACCACATATTGGCATTGTAACACATATAAAATCAGAAAATGGTAATCCTATGATTGTACACAACGTAGGAAGTGGACAAGTTTTAGAAGATTGTTTGTTGAGTTGGAAAATTGTGGGACATTTTAGATATGAGAAATAA
- a CDS encoding S46 family peptidase yields the protein MKKLLLFVVSAIMLVPTSVKADEGMWFLMFIERLNHRDMQKMGLQLTAEEIYSINNHSLKDAIVQFNGGCTAELISKDGLVLTNHHCGYDAIAELSSAEKNYLKNGYWAKNRSEELKPSSLYVRFFVRMDDCTKRILSVVNPSMSEADREKAINAEIAKIEKENNDGGKYTVSVRPFFQGNEYYYFVYQDYKDVRLVGTPPESLGKFGGDTDNWEWPRHTADFSMFRVYADANGNPADYSPNNVPLQPKHYLPLNIGGVKENDFAMILGYPGRTNRWMPAGGIEQNVKFAYPAWVEGSKTGMDNMKKYMVQSDALNLVYASKFAGVANYWKNRQGMIDALTKFGTAKTKAAQEAKFHKWANKPANKAKYGNVVPTINKYYAMTNEKSRHDNYLMQLFRTSAFGTVSRGLGRQLENYAKADAAKRAQMAPAILEMVDEMYKEMHIPAEKDILAAQLNLYSSKAGYTLAPMVEKLAKENNGDFTKYVNAAFDLSIFTSKDRIKAFLDLPSEELLKNDPLFALTTDLFAHYFYKSDELNQAQNDFSAAFRLLVEGLRESKIGEIKYPDANSTLRLTYGKVRSLPADKRNDAKINNYTTLAGQVKKYKKGDLEFDLPERVLQMNAAKDFGRYADKDGSLHVNFLTDNDITGGNSGSPVLNGKGELIGLAFDGNIEAMAGDVIFDKKLQRTINVDIRYVLWVIENFSGAKHIVDEMTIVK from the coding sequence ATGAAAAAATTATTATTATTTGTCGTTTCTGCCATTATGCTTGTACCAACTTCGGTAAAAGCAGACGAAGGAATGTGGTTTTTAATGTTCATCGAGCGTTTAAATCACCGCGACATGCAAAAAATGGGCTTGCAATTAACAGCCGAAGAAATTTACAGTATCAACAACCACAGTTTAAAAGATGCTATTGTGCAATTTAATGGCGGGTGTACTGCAGAATTAATTTCTAAAGACGGATTAGTATTAACCAATCACCACTGTGGATATGATGCCATTGCAGAATTGTCTTCAGCAGAAAAAAACTACTTAAAAAACGGGTATTGGGCAAAAAACAGATCAGAAGAACTTAAACCTTCAAGTTTATATGTTCGTTTCTTTGTACGTATGGACGATTGTACTAAAAGAATCTTATCTGTTGTTAATCCAAGTATGAGCGAAGCGGATAGAGAAAAAGCTATCAATGCTGAAATCGCTAAAATTGAAAAAGAAAACAACGATGGTGGGAAATATACGGTTTCTGTTCGTCCGTTTTTCCAAGGAAATGAATACTACTATTTCGTTTATCAAGACTACAAAGACGTTCGTTTAGTAGGAACTCCACCAGAAAGTTTAGGAAAATTTGGTGGTGATACTGACAACTGGGAGTGGCCACGTCATACAGCAGATTTCTCTATGTTTAGAGTGTATGCTGATGCAAACGGTAATCCAGCTGACTATTCTCCAAACAATGTTCCATTACAACCAAAACACTATTTACCTTTAAACATTGGAGGAGTTAAAGAAAATGACTTCGCTATGATTTTAGGTTATCCAGGTAGAACTAACCGTTGGATGCCAGCAGGTGGGATTGAGCAAAACGTAAAATTTGCTTATCCAGCTTGGGTTGAAGGTTCAAAAACAGGTATGGACAATATGAAAAAATATATGGTTCAATCTGATGCTTTAAACTTGGTTTATGCTTCAAAATTTGCTGGAGTTGCTAACTACTGGAAAAACCGTCAAGGGATGATTGATGCATTGACTAAATTTGGAACAGCAAAAACAAAAGCGGCTCAAGAAGCAAAATTCCACAAATGGGCTAATAAACCAGCTAACAAAGCAAAATATGGAAATGTAGTTCCTACAATTAATAAATATTATGCAATGACGAATGAAAAATCACGTCATGATAATTATTTAATGCAATTATTTAGAACTTCTGCTTTTGGAACTGTTAGTAGAGGTTTAGGAAGACAATTAGAAAATTATGCTAAAGCAGATGCAGCTAAAAGAGCACAAATGGCACCTGCAATCTTAGAAATGGTGGATGAAATGTATAAAGAAATGCATATTCCAGCAGAGAAAGATATTTTAGCGGCACAATTAAATTTATATTCTAGTAAAGCAGGTTATACTTTGGCTCCAATGGTTGAAAAACTAGCTAAAGAAAACAATGGCGATTTTACTAAATATGTAAATGCAGCATTTGATTTAAGTATCTTTACATCTAAAGATAGAATTAAAGCATTTTTAGATTTACCATCTGAAGAATTACTTAAAAACGATCCATTATTTGCATTGACTACAGATTTATTCGCTCATTATTTTTATAAAAGCGATGAGTTAAATCAAGCTCAAAATGATTTTAGTGCAGCATTTCGTTTATTAGTAGAAGGATTAAGAGAATCTAAAATTGGAGAAATCAAATATCCTGATGCTAACTCAACTTTACGTTTAACTTATGGAAAAGTACGTTCTTTACCAGCAGACAAACGTAATGATGCTAAAATTAATAACTACACTACATTAGCAGGTCAAGTTAAAAAATACAAAAAAGGTGATTTAGAGTTTGATTTGCCAGAAAGAGTATTACAAATGAACGCAGCTAAAGATTTCGGTCGTTACGCAGATAAAGATGGTTCATTACATGTAAACTTCTTAACTGATAATGATATTACAGGAGGAAATTCAGGTTCACCAGTATTAAATGGAAAAGGTGAATTAATCGGTTTAGCATTCGACGGTAACATCGAAGCTATGGCAGGTGACGTAATCTTTGACAAAAAATTACAAAGAACAATCAACGTAGATATTCGTTACGTATTGTGGGTAATTGAGAATTTCTCAGGTGCTAAACACATTGTAGACGAAATGACTATTGTGAAGTAA
- the hpt gene encoding hypoxanthine phosphoribosyltransferase, whose translation MIQLHDKKFEVFISGEEINFAIENMAKQIEDDFCDDVPVFIGVLNGSFMVVADLLKKYSHNCEVSFVKMASYEGTQSTNDVKELIGLNQNLEGRSVIIVEDIVDTGNTIEELKAIMKQHNVKHFKIATLFLKPEAYKKDIKLDYVGIRIPNKFIVGYGLDYDGLGRNLKDIYQLSE comes from the coding sequence GTGATACAACTACACGATAAAAAATTTGAAGTTTTTATTTCTGGAGAAGAAATTAACTTCGCTATTGAAAATATGGCCAAACAAATTGAAGACGATTTTTGCGATGATGTTCCGGTTTTTATAGGTGTTTTGAATGGCTCTTTCATGGTCGTGGCCGATTTGTTAAAAAAATACAGTCACAATTGCGAAGTTTCATTTGTAAAAATGGCTTCTTATGAAGGAACACAATCTACAAATGATGTTAAAGAATTAATTGGTTTAAATCAGAATTTAGAAGGGCGTTCTGTAATTATCGTGGAAGATATTGTAGATACCGGAAATACTATTGAAGAATTGAAAGCAATTATGAAACAACACAATGTGAAACATTTCAAGATTGCTACTTTATTTTTAAAACCTGAAGCTTACAAAAAAGACATTAAATTGGATTATGTAGGTATTCGAATTCCAAATAAATTTATCGTAGGATATGGTTTAGATTATGATGGTTTGGGACGAAATTTAAAAGACATTTATCAATTGTCTGAGTAA
- a CDS encoding tetratricopeptide repeat protein has product MKYFLLFFLFIQLSFAQSDYFNGNYTICPIPDDKESQDNYKLGLDCIKVNRYIGGANQLFLDLIKKDSTFCDAYFFAGYTYRISNMDKAALTYYYIADSLSNNKSIIYKQNLAFIASKMGAFKLARKKYNEMKEFFPENPEGFYGIASTSIFIGDTEVGLENLDKAITKYLQRGIPIGDEIYLVQGILLTRNEKYIESIEAFEKLSGKITKNDDYRANYALSLMKKGKANNDEKLIKKAIKIFEKIEDKSNLSEIFLSEFR; this is encoded by the coding sequence ATGAAATACTTCCTTCTATTTTTTCTTTTTATTCAATTGAGTTTTGCTCAATCAGATTATTTTAATGGTAACTATACTATTTGCCCAATTCCTGATGATAAAGAATCTCAGGATAATTATAAATTAGGTTTAGATTGTATCAAAGTCAATCGTTATATTGGAGGTGCAAATCAATTGTTTTTAGATTTAATAAAAAAGGATAGTACTTTTTGCGATGCATATTTTTTTGCAGGTTATACTTATCGTATTTCAAACATGGATAAAGCTGCATTAACTTATTATTATATAGCTGATAGTTTGAGTAATAATAAGTCAATAATTTATAAACAAAATTTAGCTTTTATAGCTTCTAAAATGGGGGCGTTTAAACTTGCTAGAAAAAAATACAATGAAATGAAAGAGTTCTTTCCTGAAAATCCTGAAGGATTTTATGGGATAGCTTCAACCTCCATATTTATTGGCGATACAGAAGTAGGTTTGGAAAATTTAGATAAAGCAATAACTAAGTATTTACAAAGAGGAATTCCAATTGGTGATGAAATTTATTTAGTACAAGGAATACTTTTAACAAGAAATGAAAAGTATATAGAAAGTATAGAAGCCTTTGAAAAATTAAGCGGAAAAATCACGAAAAATGATGATTATAGGGCGAATTATGCTTTGAGCTTAATGAAAAAAGGGAAAGCAAATAATGATGAAAAATTAATTAAAAAAGCAATAAAAATATTTGAAAAAATTGAAGATAAATCTAATCTTTCTGAAATATTTTTGTCTGAATTTAGATAA
- a CDS encoding tetratricopeptide repeat protein has product MKFIQIFLLLLSLSVFSQSTFELAEKLYGQKKFNEAEKLFSEYLKSQPNHAKTIEYLGDIAGHQKDWDEAIANYKKLKVSYPKNANYWYKYGGALGMKAKESNKFKALGMIDEVEESFLTAAKLDSKHIETRWALVMLYIELPAIIGGSEKKAQKYANELMVLSKVDGYLAKGYIDVYFSRYSKAEINYKKAHEIGNSKITFEKLYDLYLNKLKDKTKANKLKEQFEK; this is encoded by the coding sequence ATGAAATTTATCCAAATCTTTTTGCTATTGCTTTCATTGTCAGTCTTTTCTCAATCAACGTTTGAATTGGCTGAGAAATTGTATGGACAAAAAAAATTTAATGAAGCCGAAAAATTATTTTCTGAATATTTAAAATCACAACCTAATCACGCTAAAACGATTGAATATCTTGGTGATATTGCCGGACACCAAAAAGATTGGGATGAGGCGATTGCCAATTATAAAAAACTAAAAGTTAGTTATCCTAAAAATGCTAATTATTGGTATAAATATGGTGGAGCATTAGGAATGAAAGCTAAAGAATCTAATAAATTCAAAGCTTTAGGAATGATTGATGAAGTAGAAGAATCGTTTTTAACTGCAGCAAAATTAGATTCAAAACATATCGAAACACGTTGGGCTTTAGTAATGTTGTACATTGAATTACCAGCAATTATTGGCGGAAGCGAAAAAAAAGCACAAAAATACGCGAATGAATTAATGGTGCTTTCAAAAGTGGATGGTTATTTAGCAAAAGGATATATTGATGTATATTTCAGTCGTTATTCAAAAGCCGAAATTAACTACAAAAAAGCACACGAAATTGGTAATTCAAAAATCACTTTCGAAAAATTATATGACTTATATTTGAATAAGTTAAAAGACAAAACAAAAGCTAATAAGTTAAAAGAACAATTTGAAAAATAA
- a CDS encoding UDP-N-acetylmuramate--L-alanine ligase, whose amino-acid sequence MRTHFIAIGGAAMHNLALALHNKGYHVTGSDDAIFEPSKSRLEKKGLLPAQEGWFPEKITTDIEAIILGMHAKADNPELLKAQELGLKIYSYPEFLYEQSKNKTRVVIGGSHGKTTITSMILHVMHYHNIEVDYMVGAQLEGFDTMVHLTEDNDFIVLEGDEYLTSPIDLRPKFHLYQPNIALLSGIAWDHINVFPTFDNYVEQFRIFANQITRGGILVYNEEDEAVKAVAEGTENPIRKIAYQTPSYTVENGTTLLDTPEGPMPIEVFGAHNLSNLAGAKWICQCMGVDEAEFYEAIASFKGASKRLEKIAESKNKVAYKDFAHSPSKVSATTKAVKAQYPDRKLVACLELHTYSSLNAEFLKEYQGALDAADVAVVFYSPDAVKIKRLEEVTYDQIAQSFQREDLIIYTNPSEFKDFLFNQNLENSALLLMSSGNYGGLNFDEVKELIK is encoded by the coding sequence ATGAGAACACATTTCATAGCCATCGGTGGAGCAGCCATGCACAATTTAGCATTAGCCTTACACAATAAAGGATATCACGTAACAGGTAGTGATGACGCTATTTTCGAACCTTCAAAATCGCGTTTGGAGAAAAAAGGATTGTTGCCAGCTCAAGAAGGTTGGTTTCCTGAAAAAATCACAACTGATATCGAAGCGATTATTTTGGGAATGCACGCTAAAGCGGATAATCCAGAATTATTGAAAGCACAAGAATTAGGTTTAAAAATTTATTCGTATCCCGAATTTTTATACGAACAATCAAAAAATAAAACCCGAGTGGTGATTGGTGGTTCACACGGAAAAACGACAATTACTTCGATGATTTTACACGTAATGCATTATCACAATATCGAGGTGGATTATATGGTGGGAGCTCAATTAGAAGGTTTTGATACGATGGTGCATTTAACCGAAGACAACGATTTTATCGTATTAGAAGGCGATGAATATTTGACTTCTCCAATTGATTTGCGACCAAAATTCCATTTGTACCAACCCAATATTGCATTGTTATCTGGAATTGCTTGGGATCATATCAACGTGTTTCCAACGTTTGATAATTATGTAGAACAATTTAGAATTTTTGCTAACCAAATCACGCGTGGCGGAATTTTAGTTTATAACGAAGAAGACGAAGCAGTAAAAGCAGTAGCCGAAGGAACCGAAAATCCAATCCGAAAAATTGCGTATCAAACACCAAGTTACACCGTTGAAAACGGAACAACTTTGTTAGATACACCAGAAGGACCAATGCCAATCGAAGTTTTCGGCGCACACAATTTAAGTAATTTAGCCGGCGCCAAATGGATTTGCCAATGTATGGGCGTGGATGAAGCCGAATTTTACGAAGCCATCGCTAGTTTCAAAGGCGCTTCCAAACGATTAGAAAAAATCGCCGAAAGCAAGAATAAAGTTGCTTATAAAGATTTTGCGCATTCACCAAGTAAAGTTTCAGCTACTACAAAAGCGGTAAAAGCACAATATCCTGATAGAAAATTAGTTGCTTGTTTAGAATTGCATACTTATAGTAGTTTAAATGCCGAGTTCCTAAAAGAATACCAAGGCGCTTTAGATGCAGCTGATGTTGCGGTTGTTTTCTACTCACCCGATGCAGTAAAAATCAAACGTTTGGAGGAAGTTACTTATGACCAAATCGCACAATCGTTCCAAAGAGAAGATTTGATTATTTATACCAATCCATCCGAATTCAAAGACTTTTTATTCAACCAAAATTTAGAAAATTCCGCTTTATTATTAATGAGTTCTGGAAATTACGGAGGATTGAATTTTGATGAGGTTAAAGAACTAATAAAATAA
- the radC gene encoding RadC family protein, with the protein MYTPINQWAEDDRPREKFLLKGKSTLSDSELLAILIGSGSRNESAVQLCQRILASSENNLITLGKMSVSQLMQFKGIGEAKAISIAAALELGRRRRAEEAVELKKITSSKAVFDIMQPIIGELPHEEFWVLYLNNSNKVIYKTQLSKGGITGTVVDIRLIFKMAFEQNATGLILSHNHPSGKLIASEADLKITKRIKEAGQTLEIQVLDHLIITENGYLSFQDEGIF; encoded by the coding sequence ATGTACACGCCAATCAATCAATGGGCCGAAGACGATCGCCCACGTGAAAAATTTCTTCTTAAAGGTAAATCTACCTTATCTGATTCCGAATTACTTGCTATATTAATTGGTTCTGGTTCTCGAAATGAGAGTGCGGTACAATTGTGCCAACGTATTTTAGCTTCCTCCGAAAATAATCTGATTACTTTAGGGAAGATGTCGGTTTCTCAACTTATGCAATTCAAAGGAATTGGTGAAGCCAAAGCTATTTCCATAGCTGCTGCACTAGAATTAGGAAGAAGACGAAGAGCTGAAGAGGCTGTCGAACTCAAAAAAATTACTTCTAGCAAAGCGGTTTTCGATATCATGCAGCCCATTATTGGTGAGTTGCCTCACGAAGAATTTTGGGTATTATATCTCAATAACTCCAATAAAGTCATCTACAAAACCCAACTCTCGAAAGGCGGCATCACCGGAACAGTTGTAGATATTCGTTTAATTTTCAAAATGGCATTCGAACAAAATGCAACGGGTTTAATCCTTTCCCACAATCACCCTTCAGGAAAATTAATCGCCAGTGAAGCCGATTTAAAAATAACCAAACGAATCAAAGAAGCAGGACAAACCTTAGAAATTCAGGTTTTAGATCATCTTATTATTACTGAAAACGGCTATTTGAGTTTTCAAGATGAAGGAATTTTTTGA
- the obgE gene encoding GTPase ObgE, with the protein MTEGNFVDYVKIYVSSGKGGKGSSHLHREKFIEKGGPDGGDGGRGGHVYIKGNKNLWTLFHLKFLKHVRAGHGGDGGSSRSTGHDGEDKFIEVPLGTVVKDQETGDVLFEITEHDEVKILAEGGKGGLGNWHFRSATNQTPRYAQPGMPVKEVDVTLELKVLADVGLVGFPNAGKSTLLSVLTSAKPKIADYPFTTLKPNLGIVAYRDFQSFVMADIPGIIEGAAEGKGLGHYFLRHIERNSTLLFLVPADADDIKKEYEILLDELRRYNPEMLDKDRLVVISKCDMLDDELKAELKNQLDKELKGIPYMFISSVAQQGLQELKDKLWQMLNVEAK; encoded by the coding sequence ATGACAGAGGGAAATTTTGTAGACTACGTAAAAATATATGTTTCTTCCGGAAAAGGAGGAAAAGGGTCGTCGCATTTGCACAGAGAAAAATTTATTGAAAAAGGTGGACCTGATGGTGGAGATGGAGGTCGAGGTGGACATGTATATATCAAAGGAAATAAAAATCTTTGGACTTTATTTCATTTGAAATTCTTGAAACACGTTCGTGCAGGTCACGGAGGTGATGGAGGAAGTTCAAGAAGTACAGGGCATGATGGGGAAGATAAATTTATTGAAGTACCATTAGGAACGGTTGTAAAAGATCAAGAAACGGGTGATGTTTTGTTTGAAATTACAGAACACGATGAGGTGAAAATCTTAGCAGAAGGTGGAAAAGGAGGTTTAGGAAACTGGCATTTTAGAAGTGCTACAAATCAAACGCCTCGTTATGCACAACCAGGTATGCCAGTAAAAGAAGTTGACGTTACTTTAGAATTAAAAGTGTTAGCTGATGTAGGTTTAGTAGGGTTCCCAAATGCAGGAAAATCAACCTTACTTTCTGTATTAACTTCGGCCAAGCCAAAAATTGCAGATTATCCGTTTACGACTTTAAAGCCTAATTTAGGAATTGTTGCTTATAGAGATTTTCAATCGTTTGTAATGGCAGATATTCCAGGTATTATTGAAGGTGCTGCTGAAGGGAAAGGATTGGGACATTACTTCTTGCGTCATATTGAGCGAAATTCAACGTTGTTGTTTTTAGTTCCTGCTGATGCGGATGATATTAAGAAAGAATACGAAATTCTGTTAGATGAATTACGTCGTTATAATCCAGAAATGTTAGACAAAGATCGTTTGGTTGTTATTTCAAAATGTGATATGTTAGACGATGAATTGAAAGCAGAATTGAAAAATCAATTGGATAAGGAATTAAAAGGAATACCTTATATGTTCATTTCATCAGTTGCGCAGCAAGGTTTACAAGAATTGAAAGACAAATTGTGGCAAATGCTGAATGTAGAAGCAAAATAA